One genomic region from Paracoccus pantotrophus encodes:
- a CDS encoding CaiB/BaiF CoA transferase family protein, whose translation MTKQHLPLEGIRVLDFTQVMMGPCATQMLADFGADVIKVERPGEGDLSRNFFGEPSEEAMNNAVFASLNRNKRSVEIDTKSEAGRRMIYDLVAQSDVVVDNFRAGVMRRLGFDYDTLSKINPAIICASGTGFGEVGPYAHKGGQDVLAQAMTGVMEKTQDPAVPKSIYPTTLCDYTAGMHLVQGILAALLARAKTGRGQKVGVSLYDSMIAMQMQEAAQWSKHREVLNWAAMPLTGVFDTTDGAVVVVGAFKPHPLRDICAALEIEDLSADYPNLASQRANKPYLQGRFRDAFATNTTAHWIKRLEDQDLLCAPVRSLGEALDDAQTAVNGMLLDLDHPILGKITLVGSPVHLSEAPLVIRHAPPRLGEHTDEVIREFNLNAVARKEAV comes from the coding sequence ATGACGAAACAGCACCTCCCGCTAGAGGGCATCCGCGTCCTCGACTTTACCCAGGTGATGATGGGCCCCTGCGCCACCCAGATGCTGGCCGATTTCGGCGCGGACGTGATCAAGGTCGAACGCCCCGGCGAGGGCGACCTGTCGCGCAACTTCTTCGGAGAGCCGAGCGAGGAGGCGATGAACAACGCCGTCTTCGCCTCGCTTAACCGCAACAAGCGGTCGGTGGAGATCGACACCAAGTCCGAGGCCGGCCGCCGGATGATCTATGACCTGGTCGCCCAGTCGGACGTGGTCGTGGACAATTTCCGCGCCGGGGTGATGCGGCGCCTGGGTTTCGACTATGACACGCTGTCGAAGATCAACCCCGCCATCATCTGCGCCTCGGGTACCGGCTTCGGAGAGGTCGGCCCCTATGCCCACAAGGGTGGCCAGGACGTGCTGGCCCAGGCGATGACCGGGGTCATGGAAAAGACCCAGGATCCGGCGGTGCCGAAGTCGATCTATCCGACCACGCTTTGCGACTACACGGCCGGGATGCATCTTGTGCAGGGGATCCTTGCGGCGCTGCTGGCGCGGGCCAAGACCGGGCGCGGGCAGAAGGTCGGCGTCTCGCTTTATGACTCGATGATCGCCATGCAGATGCAAGAGGCCGCGCAATGGTCGAAGCACCGCGAGGTGCTGAACTGGGCCGCGATGCCCCTGACCGGCGTGTTCGACACGACCGACGGGGCGGTGGTGGTGGTCGGCGCCTTCAAGCCGCATCCGCTGCGCGACATATGCGCGGCCCTGGAGATCGAGGATCTGTCGGCCGATTATCCGAACCTTGCGTCGCAGCGGGCCAACAAGCCCTATCTGCAGGGCCGCTTCCGCGATGCCTTTGCGACCAACACGACCGCCCACTGGATCAAGCGGCTTGAGGATCAGGACCTGCTCTGCGCCCCCGTCCGTTCCCTGGGCGAGGCGCTGGATGACGCGCAGACCGCGGTCAATGGCATGTTGCTGGACCTGGACCACCCGATCCTGGGAAAGATCACCCTGGTCGGGTCGCCCGTTCATCTCAGCGAGGCCCCTCTGGTGATCCGCCATGCGCCGCCGCGGCTGGGGGAGCATACCGACGAGGTCATCCGCGAATTCAACCTGAACGCCGTCGCGCGGAAGGAGGCGGTATGA
- a CDS encoding ABC transporter ATP-binding protein: MMEPMETLVGQPVAAARVNAPAARLDAATVRFGTYTAIDKLDLELEAGAFYTILGPSGCGKSTLLRLVSDLIPAAGGDVSIFGKTTEEARLAREFAFVFQDAALLPWRTALKNVELPLEIGRKRGVAIPTGPRNPRELLELVGLKGRENALPHELSGGMRQRVAIARALLCQPKLLLMDEPFGALDEMTRDRLNLQLLDIWRETGTTILFVTHSISEAVFLGQKVIMLRANPGRLREIVDIDLPEPRQMKLRDTPEFNRYCSYLRELLETC; this comes from the coding sequence ATGATGGAACCCATGGAAACCCTGGTGGGGCAGCCGGTCGCTGCGGCACGGGTGAACGCCCCGGCGGCCAGGCTGGACGCGGCAACGGTCCGCTTCGGAACCTATACCGCGATCGACAAGCTTGACCTGGAGCTCGAGGCCGGCGCGTTCTACACCATCCTTGGCCCGTCGGGATGCGGCAAGTCCACGCTGCTGCGGCTGGTCTCGGACCTGATCCCCGCCGCGGGGGGCGATGTCTCGATCTTCGGCAAGACGACCGAAGAGGCGCGGCTGGCGCGGGAATTTGCCTTTGTCTTTCAGGATGCCGCCCTGCTGCCGTGGCGGACGGCCCTGAAGAATGTCGAGCTGCCGCTGGAGATCGGGCGCAAGCGCGGGGTCGCAATCCCCACCGGGCCCCGCAACCCGCGCGAATTGCTGGAGCTGGTCGGCCTGAAGGGCCGCGAAAACGCCCTTCCGCATGAGCTTTCGGGCGGGATGCGCCAGCGGGTCGCCATTGCGCGCGCGCTGCTGTGCCAGCCCAAGCTGCTGCTGATGGACGAGCCCTTCGGCGCGCTGGACGAGATGACCCGCGACCGGCTGAACCTTCAGCTGCTGGACATCTGGCGGGAGACGGGAACGACGATCCTGTTCGTGACACACTCCATTTCCGAGGCGGTCTTCCTGGGGCAGAAAGTGATCATGCTGCGCGCCAATCCCGGACGCCTGCGCGAAATCGTCGATATCGACCTGCCCGAGCCGCGGCAGATGAAGCTGCGCGATACGCCCGAATTCAACCGCTATTGCAGCTATCTGCGCGAACTTCTGGAGACCTGCTGA
- a CDS encoding type II toxin-antitoxin system RelE/ParE family toxin, whose amino-acid sequence MTYRIRFHPLVARDLDAIVRWILGYAGPDIAARKLAEIEEAIATLRDTPHKGSIRDEIAPGLRAIPAGRKAVIAFVVDDEAAEVLIFAVTYGGANWVSRSKARGR is encoded by the coding sequence GTGACCTACCGAATCCGTTTCCACCCTCTCGTCGCGCGTGACCTCGACGCAATCGTGCGATGGATCCTCGGCTATGCCGGGCCGGATATCGCAGCGCGGAAGCTGGCCGAGATCGAGGAAGCCATCGCGACCCTGAGGGACACGCCGCACAAGGGAAGCATCCGCGATGAGATCGCCCCCGGACTTCGGGCCATCCCGGCCGGGCGGAAAGCTGTCATCGCGTTCGTGGTGGACGACGAAGCCGCTGAGGTGCTGATATTCGCCGTTACCTACGGTGGCGCAAACTGGGTCTCGAGAAGCAAGGCGCGCGGTCGCTGA
- a CDS encoding DUF6880 family protein, translating into MASKTTLNAKNLEALGAERLAQLLIEVSTGNAAAKRKLRLALAGAQSPREAAREITKRLTSIARARSFITWKNRKALVTDLETQRRAIVEQIAPADPDEALALMWRFMALATPVFERCDDSSGTVIGIFHQACADLGQLAEKVRPDPHALAGTVLDALQDNGYGQYDGLIGIMAPALGAEGLATLKSMAEDLGRSPVPVPSKDQWKAVGWGPGGTTYEHEMRARERTSAVAMALKDIADAQGDVDGFIAQYDPKTRKVPQIAAEIAQRLLAAGRAGEALGFLERAELGDGLRVPLAWQDIRLQTLEALGRGEEAQAFRWDCFERTLSDSYLRAYLKRLPDFDDIEAEERAMAHAMAYPSLLHALQFFLDWPALDRAADLLVARHDEIDGDHYEYLAPAAEALSERHPLAATLVLRAMIDFTLTRTRAKRYRYAAEHLVSCARLARDIPDFGAFETHDAYVARLKEDHGRKFGFWSLTAA; encoded by the coding sequence ATGGCTTCCAAGACCACCCTTAATGCGAAGAACCTCGAAGCGCTGGGCGCCGAGCGCCTGGCGCAATTGCTGATCGAGGTCAGCACCGGCAACGCGGCGGCCAAGCGCAAGCTGCGGCTCGCGTTGGCGGGGGCCCAGAGCCCGAGGGAGGCCGCGCGGGAGATCACCAAGCGACTGACCAGCATCGCCCGCGCCCGCAGCTTCATCACCTGGAAGAACCGCAAGGCGCTGGTCACGGATCTCGAAACCCAGCGGCGCGCCATCGTCGAGCAGATCGCGCCGGCCGATCCGGACGAGGCGCTGGCGCTCATGTGGCGGTTCATGGCGCTCGCCACACCCGTCTTCGAGCGCTGCGATGATTCCAGCGGCACCGTCATCGGCATCTTCCACCAGGCCTGCGCCGATCTGGGTCAGCTCGCCGAGAAGGTCCGGCCGGATCCGCACGCGCTCGCCGGCACTGTTCTCGATGCGCTGCAGGACAACGGCTATGGCCAGTATGACGGGCTGATCGGCATCATGGCGCCGGCGCTCGGCGCCGAGGGGCTGGCGACCCTGAAATCGATGGCGGAGGACCTCGGTCGCTCGCCCGTGCCAGTGCCGTCAAAGGATCAATGGAAGGCGGTGGGCTGGGGCCCGGGCGGCACCACCTACGAGCACGAGATGCGGGCGCGCGAGCGCACGAGCGCGGTCGCCATGGCGCTCAAGGACATCGCCGACGCGCAGGGCGACGTCGACGGCTTCATCGCTCAGTACGATCCAAAGACTCGCAAGGTGCCGCAGATCGCGGCGGAGATCGCGCAGCGCCTGCTCGCGGCCGGCAGGGCCGGCGAGGCGCTGGGGTTCCTCGAGCGCGCGGAGCTCGGCGACGGGTTGCGGGTTCCGCTGGCCTGGCAGGACATTCGCCTGCAGACGCTGGAGGCGCTGGGTCGCGGCGAGGAGGCGCAAGCGTTCCGGTGGGACTGCTTCGAGCGCACGCTCTCCGACAGCTACCTGCGGGCCTATCTCAAGCGGCTTCCCGATTTCGACGACATCGAGGCCGAGGAGCGGGCGATGGCGCACGCCATGGCCTATCCGAGCCTTCTCCACGCCCTGCAGTTTTTCCTCGACTGGCCGGCTCTGGATCGCGCCGCCGACCTCCTGGTGGCCAGGCACGACGAGATCGACGGGGATCACTACGAGTATCTCGCCCCCGCGGCGGAGGCCCTGTCAGAGCGTCATCCGCTGGCTGCGACGCTGGTGCTCCGCGCAATGATCGACTTCACGCTCACCCGAACGCGGGCGAAGCGGTATCGCTATGCCGCCGAGCATCTGGTTAGCTGCGCCCGGCTCGCGCGGGACATCCCGGACTTCGGGGCGTTCGAGACGCACGACGCGTATGTCGCCCGGCTGAAGGAGGACCACGGCAGAAAGTTCGGCTTCTGGTCGCTGACCGCCGCCTGA
- a CDS encoding enoyl-CoA hydratase-related protein produces the protein MTVRFEVVDHVARVTIDRPDRMNAVDAATDARLDRIWSEIETRSDIRCVVLTGAGDRAFSAGADMKAANGLSGLEYWGAANPNGFGGIALRQSLTVPVIARVNGLALGGGFEMVLGADIVIASTEARFGLPEARVGRLPLDGGMVALQRLIPRNIAAGLMMTGRMLSAQEAARFGLVNAVVPPDGLDAEVDAWVADILSCAPLSVAAIKDTIRSTAHLNPQEARDLRRPALIAALKSEDSVEGVAAFREKRAPVWRGR, from the coding sequence ATGACCGTCCGCTTCGAAGTCGTCGATCACGTCGCGCGCGTCACCATCGACCGTCCCGACCGGATGAATGCCGTCGATGCTGCGACCGATGCCAGGCTTGACCGCATCTGGTCGGAAATCGAGACGCGCAGCGATATCCGCTGCGTGGTCCTGACCGGGGCGGGGGACCGGGCCTTCAGCGCGGGCGCGGACATGAAGGCCGCGAACGGGCTCAGCGGGCTGGAATACTGGGGCGCCGCCAATCCGAACGGCTTCGGCGGCATCGCCCTGCGGCAAAGCCTGACCGTGCCCGTCATCGCCCGGGTCAACGGCCTTGCCCTTGGCGGCGGGTTCGAGATGGTGCTGGGCGCCGATATCGTCATCGCCTCGACCGAGGCCCGGTTCGGGCTGCCAGAGGCGCGGGTCGGCCGCCTGCCCCTGGACGGCGGCATGGTCGCCCTGCAACGCCTGATCCCCCGCAACATCGCCGCCGGGCTGATGATGACGGGCCGGATGCTGTCCGCGCAAGAGGCCGCGCGGTTCGGGCTGGTCAACGCGGTCGTGCCGCCCGACGGGCTGGATGCCGAGGTCGATGCCTGGGTCGCGGACATCCTGTCCTGCGCGCCCCTGTCGGTGGCCGCGATCAAGGACACGATCCGTTCGACGGCCCATCTGAATCCGCAGGAAGCGCGCGACCTGCGCCGCCCGGCCCTGATCGCCGCCCTGAAATCCGAGGATTCGGTCGAAGGCGTCGCCGCATTCCGCGAAAAGCGTGCGCCCGTCTGGCGCGGCCGGTAA
- a CDS encoding ABC transporter permease yields MAVIENLGIADPHALARSAARRERLVSTIVPIGTAVALVGLWQLGVRAFGVPTYIAPAPSDVAVTLVEKYPLLMQNFWPTFFESVAGFVVGNLAAILIAVAFVHSRNVERAFFPIAVFVNTIPILAIAPILVLIFGPGMTAKVVIAALICFFPTLVNMVRGLQSVSPQTLELARILSASKAEVFWKMRLPSSLPFLFSALKISATTSVIGAIVGEWVGADLGLGALIIDATFNFNSPLLYATVLMSSGLSVLMFALVTLAERRIVRW; encoded by the coding sequence ATGGCCGTCATCGAAAACCTTGGCATCGCCGATCCCCATGCCCTTGCCCGCAGCGCGGCGCGCAGGGAAAGGCTGGTCTCGACCATCGTGCCCATCGGGACAGCCGTCGCGCTGGTCGGGCTGTGGCAACTGGGGGTCAGGGCCTTTGGCGTCCCGACCTATATCGCCCCTGCGCCGTCGGATGTCGCCGTCACCCTTGTCGAGAAGTACCCCCTGCTGATGCAGAACTTCTGGCCCACCTTCTTCGAAAGCGTGGCGGGCTTCGTGGTGGGCAATCTTGCCGCCATCCTGATCGCGGTGGCCTTCGTCCATTCCCGCAATGTCGAGCGGGCGTTCTTCCCCATCGCCGTCTTCGTCAACACCATCCCGATCCTGGCCATCGCGCCGATCCTCGTGCTGATCTTCGGGCCGGGCATGACGGCAAAGGTGGTGATCGCCGCGCTGATCTGCTTCTTCCCGACGCTGGTCAACATGGTGCGCGGCCTGCAGTCGGTCAGCCCGCAGACGCTGGAACTGGCGCGGATCCTGTCGGCGTCGAAGGCCGAGGTGTTCTGGAAGATGCGCTTGCCGTCGTCGCTGCCGTTCCTGTTCTCGGCGCTGAAGATCTCGGCCACCACCTCGGTCATCGGTGCCATCGTGGGCGAATGGGTCGGTGCGGATCTGGGCCTGGGTGCGCTGATCATCGACGCGACCTTCAATTTCAACTCGCCGCTGCTTTACGCCACGGTGCTCATGTCCTCGGGGCTGTCGGTGCTGATGTTCGCCCTGGTCACGCTGGCCGAACGCCGGATCGTGCGCTGGTAA
- a CDS encoding FAD-dependent oxidoreductase — translation MTDRIRDFLTTRAEQVPVVSNTDVVVIGAGPAGLSAAVSAARNGARVTLVERYHHLGGMASGGMVLVLDDMVNDGTEIVTTGIVSEFVDRMQRQDGAVFPPPEDCLTNWEMWRKWARWGCIDFHKQGMPQPIIHAVAFDPDAWKRVSLDLVAEAGIELRTHSWFSEAIVENNRVTGVIVQTKLGRQAIRARMVVDASGDLDVAASAGASFATGQFIVTTVFRLMDVDTARAEAFEYENPEAFKALDRQARRVIGGAWGMWWLKTPLPGVVWCNCPHMPGYDGLSPEHMVEAEYEGRRRMMALLDFARANLPGFENAKMLGAAEQMGIRQTRLLQGEYIVTKDDVKKRRHFADSVCRGRDYYTPYRALLPRGIDNLIVAGRHYSVESEAQKQSREIPPCMAQGEAAGVAVAKALQANCALRDVDVRTIQKQMRAQGADPGDMPSANALIEPIAAA, via the coding sequence ATGACCGATCGCATCAGGGATTTTCTCACCACCAGGGCCGAGCAGGTGCCGGTCGTCAGCAACACCGATGTGGTGGTGATCGGGGCGGGACCGGCGGGCCTTTCCGCCGCAGTGTCGGCCGCCCGCAACGGGGCGCGGGTGACGCTGGTGGAACGCTATCACCACCTGGGCGGCATGGCGTCGGGCGGCATGGTCCTTGTGCTGGACGACATGGTGAACGACGGGACCGAGATCGTCACCACCGGCATCGTCAGCGAATTCGTGGACCGGATGCAGCGCCAGGACGGTGCCGTCTTCCCGCCGCCCGAAGATTGCCTGACCAACTGGGAAATGTGGCGGAAATGGGCGCGCTGGGGCTGCATCGACTTTCACAAGCAGGGCATGCCGCAGCCGATCATCCACGCGGTCGCCTTCGACCCCGATGCCTGGAAGCGCGTCAGCCTGGATCTGGTCGCCGAGGCGGGGATCGAGCTGCGCACCCATAGCTGGTTTTCCGAAGCCATCGTCGAGAACAACCGCGTCACCGGCGTGATCGTGCAGACCAAGCTGGGCCGGCAGGCGATCCGGGCGCGGATGGTGGTGGATGCCTCGGGCGATCTGGACGTGGCGGCCTCGGCGGGCGCGTCCTTCGCGACCGGGCAGTTCATCGTCACGACCGTCTTCCGCCTCATGGACGTGGATACCGCCAGGGCGGAAGCGTTCGAATACGAGAACCCCGAAGCCTTCAAGGCGCTGGATCGCCAGGCAAGGCGCGTCATCGGCGGGGCCTGGGGGATGTGGTGGCTGAAGACGCCGCTGCCCGGCGTGGTCTGGTGCAACTGCCCGCATATGCCGGGCTATGACGGCCTGTCGCCCGAACACATGGTCGAGGCCGAATATGAAGGCCGCCGCCGGATGATGGCGCTGCTGGACTTCGCCCGCGCCAACCTGCCGGGCTTCGAGAACGCCAAGATGCTGGGCGCGGCGGAACAGATGGGCATCCGGCAGACGCGGCTGTTGCAGGGCGAATACATCGTCACCAAGGACGACGTGAAGAAGCGGCGCCATTTCGCGGACTCGGTCTGCCGGGGCAGGGACTACTATACCCCCTATCGGGCGCTGCTGCCCCGGGGGATCGACAACCTGATCGTCGCCGGACGGCACTATTCCGTCGAAAGCGAGGCGCAGAAGCAATCGCGCGAAATCCCCCCCTGCATGGCCCAGGGCGAGGCTGCCGGCGTGGCCGTGGCCAAGGCGCTTCAGGCGAACTGCGCGCTGCGCGACGTCGATGTCAGGACCATCCAGAAACAGATGCGGGCGCAGGGCGCCGATCCGGGCGACATGCCCTCGGCCAATGCTCTGATCGAACCAATCGCCGCCGCCTGA
- a CDS encoding dihydrodipicolinate synthase family protein — protein MKGIVAAVPTPIDAQGRFLGAAFVEHARWALANGCDGLNVLGSTGEANSLDTGTRRMVMTQAAEALDLCRLMVGTGTPSIDETIGLTCHADDLGYPVALVLPPYYYTPPSEEGLIAWYLALHAALGDRPIRVWFYNFPQMTGFVIPEAVIAHLHAAAPQRFDGIKDSSGDLSYCRGLVSRLPGLKVFPSSETTLAEGPRDGFAGCISATANHTAPICARVWRGEVGLAPQLAELRAAISACPLIPAVKYLVACRTANPEWQNVLPPFTTLGASAIASLDRRASERVAA, from the coding sequence ATGAAAGGGATCGTCGCTGCGGTGCCGACACCGATCGATGCACAGGGCCGCTTCCTGGGGGCCGCCTTTGTGGAACATGCGCGCTGGGCCCTGGCCAACGGCTGCGACGGATTGAACGTCCTGGGATCGACCGGCGAGGCGAATTCCCTCGACACCGGGACGCGCCGCATGGTCATGACCCAGGCCGCCGAGGCGCTGGACCTTTGCCGCCTGATGGTCGGGACCGGCACGCCGTCGATTGACGAAACCATCGGTCTGACCTGCCATGCCGATGACCTGGGCTATCCTGTGGCCCTGGTTCTGCCACCCTATTACTATACGCCCCCGTCCGAGGAGGGGCTGATCGCCTGGTACCTGGCGCTTCATGCGGCGCTGGGCGACCGGCCGATCCGGGTCTGGTTCTACAATTTTCCGCAGATGACCGGCTTCGTGATCCCCGAGGCGGTGATCGCGCATCTGCACGCCGCGGCGCCGCAGCGTTTCGATGGCATCAAGGACAGTTCCGGCGACCTTTCCTATTGCCGCGGCCTGGTTTCCCGGCTCCCCGGCCTGAAGGTCTTTCCCAGTTCGGAAACCACGCTGGCCGAGGGACCAAGGGACGGCTTCGCAGGCTGCATCTCGGCCACGGCGAACCACACCGCCCCGATTTGCGCGCGCGTCTGGCGGGGAGAGGTTGGCCTGGCGCCCCAGCTTGCCGAGTTGCGAGCGGCCATATCGGCCTGCCCGCTGATCCCCGCGGTCAAGTATCTGGTGGCCTGCCGCACCGCCAACCCCGAATGGCAGAACGTGCTGCCGCCCTTCACGACCCTTGGCGCGTCCGCCATCGCATCGCTGGATCGGCGGGCGTCCGAGCGCGTCGCAGCCTGA
- a CDS encoding LysR family transcriptional regulator, whose product MHTSFLKYFDEVARQRSIRKAAQLLNVSSTSVNRKILNVEQRLGVSIFDRTPEGVELTAVGAILLEHCRTVLHDFERTKILIDDMRDLRTGHINICTIDSIAMGCLPRAMNEFGKSYPDISISVTTAQPEDAVQAVAGGAAEIGIAFTFSDHPGVRLLSEKSAPFGVILRPDHPLAGRTSVTIDDIAAYRLVRTIDARGGNSIIDQAITTLVTPLSTHIFTNTLFLAKQMILGGHGIGLYTKIGFYDDIEDGRLRFVPLIQEMLANIRVGIFVSTSSPIDPAKHLMCNALAREMAGMRLDS is encoded by the coding sequence ATGCATACCAGCTTCCTGAAGTATTTCGACGAGGTCGCCCGGCAGCGGTCGATCCGCAAGGCGGCACAGCTGCTCAACGTTTCGTCCACCTCGGTAAACCGCAAGATCCTCAACGTCGAGCAGCGGCTGGGCGTCTCGATCTTCGACCGCACCCCGGAGGGCGTGGAGCTGACGGCCGTGGGCGCGATCCTTCTGGAGCATTGCCGCACGGTGCTGCATGATTTCGAGCGCACCAAGATCCTGATCGACGACATGCGCGATCTGCGCACGGGGCATATCAACATCTGCACGATCGATTCGATTGCGATGGGCTGCCTGCCCCGGGCGATGAACGAGTTCGGAAAGAGCTATCCCGACATCTCGATCTCCGTCACCACCGCCCAGCCCGAGGACGCGGTGCAGGCCGTGGCCGGCGGCGCGGCAGAGATCGGAATCGCCTTTACCTTCTCGGACCATCCCGGCGTCAGGCTGCTATCCGAAAAATCCGCGCCCTTCGGTGTCATTCTTCGCCCTGATCACCCGCTCGCAGGCAGGACCAGCGTGACAATAGACGATATTGCCGCCTACCGGCTGGTGCGCACCATCGATGCCCGAGGCGGCAACTCGATCATCGATCAGGCCATCACGACATTGGTTACACCGCTGTCGACGCATATTTTCACGAACACATTGTTTCTCGCCAAGCAAATGATCCTGGGCGGCCATGGTATCGGGCTTTATACCAAGATCGGCTTTTACGACGACATCGAAGACGGCCGGCTCCGCTTCGTGCCGCTGATCCAGGAGATGCTTGCCAACATCCGGGTGGGGATCTTCGTATCCACCTCAAGCCCCATCGACCCGGCCAAGCATCTGATGTGCAACGCGCTGGCAAGAGAGATGGCAGGCATGCGCCTGGACTCCTGA
- a CDS encoding ABC transporter substrate-binding protein — MRHRTKLDRRSLLQGMTALGAAFVGTRIGIERAWAADIHTIKLQLGWLAGNGILGELAADENGYFAEEGLALDVVAGGPNVDGVASVASGRAEIGSISSSPSLMLARSQGLPVKCIAAGYQQHPFTYFSLEKNPVREPKDLIGKTVATNGTARILLQALLAANGIPEDQVEVLVMGADMSPLLTGQADVVTGWKTNVSALSVLGPERVDMTLWDAGIRLYANPYYVTDRSLNENPEQVRGMLRAIARGWGWVHDNPEAAVDILVSRYPNLDRDAELAAVGSVVEYSFNEATREHGWGTMTRENWQAQIDIYDRLGQFEGAAPAVDDVMTLSVLDEIAAMRPVYG, encoded by the coding sequence ATGCGACACAGAACAAAGCTCGACCGGCGCAGTCTGTTGCAGGGCATGACGGCCCTTGGGGCCGCCTTTGTCGGAACCCGGATCGGTATCGAACGGGCCTGGGCCGCTGATATCCATACGATCAAGCTGCAGCTTGGGTGGCTGGCGGGGAACGGCATCCTGGGGGAACTGGCCGCCGATGAGAACGGCTATTTCGCCGAGGAAGGGCTGGCGCTGGACGTCGTTGCCGGGGGTCCGAACGTGGATGGCGTCGCCTCGGTTGCGTCGGGGCGGGCCGAGATCGGCTCGATCAGCTCCAGCCCGTCGCTGATGCTGGCGCGCTCGCAAGGGCTGCCGGTCAAGTGCATCGCCGCAGGGTATCAGCAGCATCCCTTTACCTATTTCTCGCTCGAGAAGAACCCGGTGCGCGAGCCGAAGGATCTGATCGGCAAGACCGTCGCCACCAACGGCACTGCGCGGATCCTGTTGCAGGCGCTGCTGGCCGCCAACGGCATCCCCGAGGACCAGGTGGAGGTGCTGGTGATGGGCGCGGACATGTCGCCGCTGCTGACCGGCCAGGCCGATGTGGTGACCGGCTGGAAAACCAATGTCAGCGCCCTGTCGGTGCTGGGGCCGGAACGGGTCGACATGACGCTGTGGGATGCGGGCATCAGGCTTTACGCCAATCCCTATTACGTCACCGACAGGTCGCTGAACGAAAACCCCGAGCAGGTCCGCGGAATGTTGCGCGCGATCGCACGCGGCTGGGGCTGGGTGCATGACAATCCCGAGGCCGCCGTCGATATCCTCGTGTCGCGTTATCCCAACCTTGACCGGGATGCCGAACTCGCGGCGGTGGGTTCGGTCGTCGAATACAGCTTCAACGAGGCGACGCGCGAACACGGCTGGGGCACGATGACGCGCGAAAACTGGCAGGCGCAGATCGACATCTACGACCGCCTCGGCCAGTTCGAAGGCGCGGCGCCTGCGGTCGACGACGTCATGACCCTTTCGGTGCTGGATGAAATCGCCGCAATGCGGCCGGTATACGGTTGA
- a CDS encoding 4Fe-4S dicluster domain-containing protein, with protein MALVIQGRCIDVKDGICTTSCPVDCIYEGERMFYIHPTECIECGMCESICPVDAIRYEDELDPENAIFARINREVFINEAGEMEEPGGWSRAMAPRPDHPDLPAAPRLVMQATRRRIG; from the coding sequence ATGGCGCTTGTCATCCAGGGCCGCTGCATCGACGTCAAGGACGGGATCTGCACCACCTCCTGTCCCGTCGACTGCATCTACGAGGGCGAGCGGATGTTCTACATCCACCCGACCGAATGCATCGAATGCGGCATGTGCGAAAGCATCTGCCCCGTCGATGCGATCCGATACGAGGACGAGCTGGACCCCGAAAACGCCATCTTCGCACGCATCAACCGCGAGGTCTTCATCAACGAGGCCGGCGAGATGGAAGAACCCGGCGGCTGGTCCCGTGCCATGGCGCCCCGGCCGGACCATCCGGATCTGCCGGCTGCTCCCCGTCTCGTCATGCAGGCAACCCGAAGGAGAATAGGATGA